From the Deinococcus radiophilus genome, one window contains:
- a CDS encoding UDP-N-acetylmuramoyl-L-alanyl-D-glutamate--2,6-diaminopimelate ligase, producing the protein MKLADLAAALNLPAPERNPEVAAVTHNAAWVQPGSIFVAIRGARADGHSFAAQAAERGAVAIVGEGWPTGSLPSPLPYLQVSDARAALADLATALHAHPSQELKVVGVTGTDGKTTTAWLTRHLLRAAGFPTGLLSTAGYELPGGELQQFPAHLTTPEAPQVQDILREMLQQGAQAAVLEASSHALALHRVRGVAWDAAIWTQLTREHLDFHGSVEGYFAEKRRLIEAAPFAVLNADDPWTQHLRGVAPQEVTYSAEGQPADWQASAVQQTGRGLGFRVTSPLGQFKVDLPMIGGFNVANALGAMAAAAHLGVTVEQLQAGLASFGGVPGRMQLVPAGPTQPRVIVDFAHTPPALEKALDTLRTTTEGQLWVVIGSAGGNRDPLKRAPLGEVATRCADQAIFTEEDYRETPLEDILREMERGAREAGQGNFQSIGDRREAIRAAISRAKPGDTVLLAGKGPEDTLERDTETIPWNEAAEAEAALSLRGS; encoded by the coding sequence ATGAAGCTTGCCGATCTGGCCGCCGCCCTGAACCTGCCTGCCCCTGAACGCAACCCAGAAGTCGCCGCCGTGACCCATAATGCCGCCTGGGTGCAACCGGGCAGCATCTTTGTGGCGATCCGGGGCGCACGGGCAGACGGGCACAGCTTTGCAGCCCAAGCAGCTGAGCGCGGCGCAGTGGCGATAGTGGGCGAGGGCTGGCCGACGGGCAGCCTCCCTTCCCCCCTGCCGTATCTGCAAGTGTCAGATGCCCGCGCCGCTCTGGCGGATCTGGCCACTGCCCTGCACGCCCATCCCAGTCAGGAACTGAAAGTGGTCGGCGTCACCGGTACCGACGGCAAGACCACCACGGCCTGGCTCACCCGGCATCTGCTGCGGGCGGCAGGCTTCCCCACTGGCCTCCTGAGCACGGCAGGCTACGAACTGCCGGGCGGCGAGTTGCAGCAGTTCCCCGCGCACTTGACCACTCCCGAGGCACCGCAGGTCCAAGACATTCTGCGTGAAATGCTGCAGCAAGGCGCCCAGGCGGCGGTTCTAGAAGCCAGCAGCCACGCCCTGGCCCTGCACCGGGTACGCGGTGTGGCCTGGGACGCGGCCATCTGGACGCAACTCACCCGTGAACACCTGGACTTTCACGGCAGCGTAGAGGGTTACTTCGCCGAAAAGCGCCGTCTGATCGAAGCGGCACCTTTTGCCGTCCTGAACGCCGACGATCCCTGGACCCAGCACTTACGCGGCGTGGCTCCTCAGGAAGTCACCTACTCTGCCGAAGGTCAGCCCGCTGACTGGCAGGCCAGTGCAGTGCAGCAGACTGGGCGCGGCCTGGGCTTTAGGGTGACTTCGCCCCTCGGCCAGTTCAAAGTAGACCTGCCCATGATCGGCGGATTCAATGTGGCCAATGCACTGGGCGCAATGGCGGCTGCCGCGCATCTGGGCGTCACAGTGGAGCAACTCCAGGCTGGCCTGGCGTCCTTTGGCGGTGTGCCGGGGCGGATGCAGTTGGTGCCCGCTGGACCGACCCAACCCCGTGTGATCGTGGACTTTGCGCACACGCCGCCTGCGCTGGAAAAAGCCCTGGACACCCTACGCACCACCACTGAAGGTCAGCTGTGGGTGGTCATCGGCTCGGCAGGTGGCAACCGCGATCCGCTCAAGCGAGCACCTTTGGGCGAAGTCGCGACCCGCTGCGCCGACCAGGCCATCTTCACCGAAGAGGACTACCGCGAAACCCCCCTGGAGGATATTCTGCGTGAAATGGAACGCGGTGCCCGCGAAGCAGGACAGGGCAACTTCCAGTCCATCGGGGACCGCCGGGAGGCCATCCGGGCGGCCATCAGCCGTGCCAAGCCCGGCGATACTGTGCTGCTGGCCGGCAAAGGGCCAGAGGACACCCTGGAGCGGGATACCGAAACTATTCCCTGGAACGAAGCCGCTGAAGCGGAGGCTGCTCTGTCGCTGCGTGGCAGCTGA
- a CDS encoding FKBP-type peptidyl-prolyl cis-trans isomerase encodes MQIAKDKVAEIDYILRVEGEIVDRSDDGEPLTYLHGHGNIIPGLEQALEGKGAGEQLKVTVSPEEGYGVYDEDNTDQLDLADFDDDVEVGATYFGETDNGELVPFTVLGLSDDKVEVDYNHMLAGETLDFEVTVRSVRDATPEELEHGHAHFEGMDEDSDFDEDEE; translated from the coding sequence ATGCAAATTGCCAAAGACAAAGTGGCTGAAATCGATTACATTCTGCGCGTCGAGGGCGAGATCGTCGACCGCAGTGACGACGGCGAGCCTTTGACCTATCTCCACGGTCACGGCAACATCATTCCGGGCCTCGAACAAGCGCTGGAAGGCAAGGGCGCGGGTGAACAGCTCAAGGTGACGGTGTCCCCCGAAGAAGGCTACGGAGTCTACGACGAGGACAATACCGATCAGCTGGATCTGGCCGACTTTGATGACGATGTAGAAGTGGGTGCCACTTACTTCGGCGAAACCGACAACGGTGAGTTGGTGCCTTTCACGGTGTTGGGCCTCAGCGATGACAAGGTGGAAGTGGACTACAACCACATGCTGGCCGGTGAAACCCTGGACTTTGAAGTGACAGTGCGCTCGGTGCGTGACGCCACTCCCGAAGAACTGGAACACGGCCACGCCCACTTTGAGGGTATGGACGAAGACAGCGACTTCGACGAAGACGAAGAATAA
- a CDS encoding molybdopterin molybdotransferase MoeA, giving the protein MVMKPFAQFISLAEAQSAVQQVLPVPEREWVAPEQAYGRRLAESLAARTAHPSATESALDGIAARLEDTRMASEQSPVTLRGVGESRAGEAYSGEVGPGECVRIYTGAPLPSGADAICPVERLEFGAEGEVRLLAPARREDVRPLGDDFVAGDELLPAGVRLTPARVALAVAGGHAALPVRRRWRVVLLSTGDEVRAPGTPLNPGEVYDSNRYGLRGLLHECGAEVLDLGHAPDSVNDLAARLDAAGGADLLLTSGGVSMGRYDFMRDLLMERGEVTFWKVRLKPGGPTLLGRWNGLSVLGLPGNPVSSLVVFELLVRPALTGEELRTVRLRAAAPFAAAGDKVAFWRGELRGGEVAPYPKQSSGVLRSLSDARVLVRVDPGQQVQAGDELDVLLLD; this is encoded by the coding sequence ATGGTCATGAAACCTTTTGCTCAGTTCATTTCGCTGGCTGAGGCGCAGTCCGCCGTGCAGCAAGTCTTGCCAGTGCCGGAGCGCGAGTGGGTGGCCCCTGAACAGGCCTACGGTCGCCGCCTGGCAGAGAGTCTGGCAGCCCGCACCGCGCACCCCAGCGCTACCGAAAGTGCCCTGGACGGCATTGCAGCGCGGTTGGAGGACACCCGGATGGCCAGTGAGCAGTCGCCTGTGACCCTGCGAGGGGTGGGCGAGAGCCGGGCCGGAGAGGCCTACAGCGGCGAGGTGGGACCGGGTGAGTGCGTCCGCATCTACACGGGTGCGCCCTTGCCCAGCGGGGCAGACGCGATTTGCCCGGTGGAGCGGCTGGAGTTCGGCGCAGAGGGAGAGGTGCGGCTGCTGGCCCCGGCCCGGCGGGAGGATGTCCGGCCCCTGGGTGACGACTTTGTGGCGGGCGATGAGCTGCTGCCAGCGGGTGTGAGACTGACCCCGGCGCGGGTGGCCTTGGCGGTGGCGGGTGGGCACGCTGCGCTCCCGGTGCGGCGCCGCTGGCGGGTGGTCCTGCTGAGCACCGGCGACGAAGTCAGGGCACCGGGCACTCCACTGAACCCCGGCGAAGTCTATGATTCCAACCGTTACGGTCTGCGCGGACTGCTGCATGAATGTGGCGCGGAAGTCCTGGATCTGGGCCACGCGCCCGACAGCGTGAATGACTTGGCTGCTCGGCTGGACGCCGCAGGCGGCGCGGACCTGCTGCTGACCAGCGGTGGCGTCAGCATGGGGCGTTACGACTTCATGCGTGATCTGCTGATGGAACGCGGCGAGGTGACGTTCTGGAAAGTTCGTCTCAAGCCGGGCGGCCCGACCTTGCTGGGCCGCTGGAACGGTCTGAGCGTGTTGGGACTGCCAGGCAATCCGGTGAGCAGCTTGGTGGTCTTTGAGCTGCTGGTGCGCCCTGCCCTGACCGGTGAGGAACTGCGGACCGTGCGGCTGCGGGCGGCAGCTCCCTTTGCCGCTGCGGGCGACAAAGTGGCCTTCTGGCGCGGCGAGCTGCGTGGCGGCGAGGTCGCGCCCTATCCCAAACAGAGCAGCGGCGTGCTGCGCTCACTCAGCGATGCCCGTGTACTGGTCCGTGTGGACCCAGGCCAGCAAGTGCAGGCCGGCGATGAACTGGACGTCTTGCTGCTGGACTAG
- a CDS encoding bifunctional 3-deoxy-7-phosphoheptulonate synthase/chorismate mutase produces MTDARDPNSAAQPQGHLGQLDDLREQVDQINLQLLDLLSRRGELVAEIGRLKSSEGGTKFYDPKREEDQLRLVRQANRGPFTDAAISAMFKEIFKASLDLEETREQRKLLVSRKQKSEDTVLTIGDVRIGGSEAPVLIAGPCAIESEGQMDQTAALVKELGGGILRGGAYKPRTSPYGFQGMGVDGLQLGRKVADRHGMQFMTEVMDTRDVEVVAQYADILQIGARNMHNFSLLREVGAVRRPVLLKRGLSATMEEWLYAAEYILSGGNENVIMCERGIRTFEKWTRNTLDLSAVALIKQESHLPVVVDVTHAAGRRDLLLPLARAALAVGADGIHVEVHPQPATAMSDNEQQLDFEGFRQFVAGLNLISKQR; encoded by the coding sequence ATGACCGATGCCCGTGACCCGAATTCTGCCGCACAGCCGCAAGGCCACCTCGGCCAGCTGGACGACCTGCGCGAACAGGTAGATCAGATCAACCTGCAGTTGCTGGACCTGCTTTCGCGGCGTGGCGAGTTGGTGGCTGAGATTGGTCGCCTGAAGTCCAGCGAGGGGGGAACCAAGTTCTACGACCCCAAGCGCGAAGAAGATCAGCTGCGGCTGGTGCGTCAGGCCAACCGTGGTCCCTTCACGGACGCCGCCATCAGCGCCATGTTCAAGGAGATTTTCAAGGCCAGCCTGGACCTGGAAGAAACCCGGGAACAACGTAAACTGTTGGTCAGCCGCAAGCAAAAGAGTGAAGATACTGTCCTGACCATCGGGGATGTGCGCATTGGGGGCAGTGAGGCGCCGGTGCTGATCGCCGGTCCCTGCGCCATCGAATCCGAGGGGCAAATGGACCAGACGGCGGCGCTGGTCAAAGAGCTGGGTGGAGGAATCCTGCGTGGCGGGGCCTACAAGCCGCGCACCAGTCCTTACGGTTTTCAGGGCATGGGGGTGGACGGCCTGCAGCTGGGCCGGAAAGTGGCGGACCGCCACGGAATGCAGTTCATGACGGAAGTGATGGACACCCGCGACGTGGAGGTGGTGGCGCAGTACGCCGACATCCTGCAGATCGGAGCGCGCAACATGCACAACTTCAGTCTGCTGCGTGAGGTGGGCGCGGTCCGCCGGCCGGTGCTGCTCAAGCGCGGCCTGAGCGCCACCATGGAAGAGTGGCTCTACGCCGCCGAGTACATCCTGTCAGGCGGGAACGAGAACGTAATTATGTGCGAGCGTGGCATTCGCACCTTTGAGAAGTGGACCCGCAACACCCTGGACCTGAGTGCGGTGGCCCTGATCAAACAGGAAAGCCACTTGCCGGTGGTGGTGGACGTCACCCACGCCGCTGGACGCCGCGATCTGCTGCTGCCGCTGGCCCGCGCTGCGCTGGCGGTCGGGGCCGATGGGATTCACGTCGAAGTGCACCCTCAGCCCGCCACCGCCATGAGTGACAACGAGCAGCAGCTGGACTTTGAAGGCTTCCGGCAGTTCGTAGCTGGACTGAACCTGATCTCCAAACAGCGCTGA
- a CDS encoding 2'-5' RNA ligase family protein gives MTDLSHTPVPATDETTELPHRPGVTGGSYSLVAWPPPKLDGWVRRRQDELGVSSFGVPHINLRAPFQTNLPKAELIERFRDVLDGASSFEVRVKGFKRYKGVIFLECEASARMLYLHLMALSVGPSTRSPYDGESYAPHLTLALGVLPWAEDDLWEQIEAQAPPLERFRVSALSLTQEEKGEFLELHTFPLADPPEQEAPTPSAGPTEAQPVSDPEAGAAAP, from the coding sequence ATGACTGACCTCTCCCACACCCCTGTCCCTGCAACCGACGAAACGACCGAGCTGCCTCATCGCCCAGGCGTGACGGGTGGGTCTTATAGCCTGGTGGCCTGGCCGCCGCCCAAGCTGGACGGCTGGGTGCGCCGACGGCAAGACGAACTGGGCGTCAGCAGCTTCGGTGTGCCGCACATCAACCTGCGTGCTCCCTTTCAGACCAATCTGCCTAAGGCCGAACTGATTGAGCGCTTCCGCGACGTTTTGGACGGAGCCAGTTCCTTTGAGGTCAGGGTCAAGGGATTCAAACGGTATAAGGGCGTCATTTTTCTGGAGTGCGAGGCCAGTGCCCGGATGCTGTATCTGCACCTCATGGCGCTGAGCGTAGGGCCCTCAACCCGCAGCCCTTATGACGGCGAATCGTACGCACCACACTTGACGCTGGCGCTGGGCGTGCTGCCCTGGGCCGAAGACGACCTCTGGGAACAGATCGAGGCCCAGGCGCCACCGCTTGAGCGCTTCCGGGTCTCGGCCCTAAGTCTCACCCAGGAGGAAAAAGGCGAATTTCTGGAGTTACACACTTTCCCGCTGGCGGACCCACCTGAGCAGGAGGCGCCAACGCCCAGCGCGGGCCCCACTGAAGCCCAGCCCGTGAGCGATCCTGAAGCTGGAGCGGCGGCCCCTTAA
- a CDS encoding helix-turn-helix transcriptional regulator: protein MSQAALSPAANGSASRTSDRILILLKRQGNLCTAALSRELDLTEQGIRRHLLRLTEQGLIASRTEKPLGRGRPQQVYFLTERGEGQFPKRYPNLCLDILHHVQAEFGDGAVERVMMARAQADQQELAGSLEGDTLTERLEHLQERFAAAGYDSVIEEQGGQLYLIHRNCPHLAVAAQFGELCTAELRLIEGVLQTSVQCEARAAAGHSHCRYKIGRGQPTTDPKLER from the coding sequence GTGTCTCAAGCTGCCCTCTCCCCTGCCGCCAACGGCAGTGCGTCACGGACCAGTGACCGCATCCTGATCCTGCTCAAACGTCAGGGCAACCTCTGCACGGCGGCCCTGAGCCGGGAACTGGACCTGACCGAGCAAGGGATTCGCCGCCACCTGCTGCGCCTGACCGAGCAAGGCCTGATCGCTTCGCGCACCGAGAAACCGCTGGGCCGGGGCCGCCCGCAGCAGGTCTATTTCCTGACCGAGCGCGGCGAAGGCCAGTTTCCCAAGCGCTACCCCAATCTGTGCCTGGATATCTTGCACCACGTTCAGGCCGAGTTTGGAGACGGCGCAGTAGAACGGGTCATGATGGCCCGCGCCCAGGCGGACCAGCAGGAACTGGCGGGCAGCCTGGAAGGCGACACCCTCACCGAGCGACTGGAACATCTGCAGGAACGCTTTGCCGCCGCTGGTTACGATTCGGTCATCGAGGAGCAGGGTGGGCAGCTCTACCTGATTCACCGCAATTGCCCTCATCTGGCGGTGGCTGCGCAGTTCGGTGAACTCTGCACGGCGGAGCTGCGACTGATCGAAGGCGTGCTGCAAACGTCCGTGCAGTGTGAAGCACGGGCGGCGGCGGGGCACAGCCACTGCCGCTATAAGATAGGGCGCGGCCAGCCGACCACCGACCCCAAGCTGGAGCGCTAG
- a CDS encoding Mrp/NBP35 family ATP-binding protein, with translation MQDAVMAALSTVNDPELHQDLVSLGMIESVRVEAGVAAIKVNLTTPACPLKGTIENDVRRAVMAVDGIQDVQVTFGAQVRTTQQLPLPGVKHVILVGSGKGGVGKSNVAVNVAVSLALDGARVGLLDADVYGPSVAHMLGQAGARITANEQRHMMPIEAHGIRFISMANLTKAGQALVWRGPMLHSAIGQFLKDADWGNLDYLIIDLPPGTGDVQLSITQSVKVTGALIVTTPQDVALIDATRAVDMFHKASVPVLGVAENMSYFVAPDTGHTYDLFGRGGARGLGLDVLGEIPLDPEVRQDADAGVPAVIAHPQSVAAQTLRELSRNVAGRISVVTMSDFGVLDPLPVV, from the coding sequence ATGCAAGACGCAGTCATGGCCGCCCTGTCGACCGTCAACGATCCGGAGCTGCATCAGGACCTGGTGAGCCTGGGCATGATCGAGAGTGTCAGGGTCGAAGCTGGCGTGGCGGCGATCAAGGTCAACCTGACCACCCCCGCTTGCCCGCTGAAAGGCACCATCGAGAACGATGTACGCCGCGCCGTCATGGCCGTAGATGGCATTCAGGACGTGCAGGTCACATTCGGGGCGCAGGTGAGGACGACCCAGCAACTCCCACTGCCAGGCGTTAAGCACGTGATTCTGGTGGGCAGCGGTAAGGGTGGCGTAGGCAAAAGCAACGTGGCCGTCAACGTGGCGGTGTCGCTGGCGCTGGACGGTGCCCGGGTAGGCCTGCTGGACGCCGACGTGTATGGTCCCAGTGTGGCGCACATGCTGGGCCAGGCTGGCGCACGCATCACCGCCAACGAGCAGCGCCACATGATGCCCATTGAGGCGCACGGCATCCGCTTTATCTCCATGGCCAACCTGACCAAAGCGGGTCAGGCGCTGGTCTGGCGCGGCCCAATGCTGCACAGTGCTATTGGGCAGTTTCTGAAAGATGCCGATTGGGGAAACCTGGACTACCTGATTATTGACCTGCCACCAGGGACCGGCGATGTGCAGCTCTCCATCACCCAGTCGGTCAAGGTGACGGGCGCTCTGATCGTGACCACGCCGCAGGACGTGGCCCTGATTGACGCCACCCGCGCGGTGGACATGTTCCACAAGGCCAGTGTGCCGGTCCTGGGCGTGGCCGAGAATATGAGCTACTTCGTGGCTCCTGATACCGGGCACACCTACGACCTGTTCGGGCGCGGCGGCGCACGTGGGCTGGGGCTGGATGTGCTGGGCGAAATCCCGCTGGACCCCGAAGTGCGCCAGGATGCCGATGCCGGTGTACCTGCCGTGATTGCCCACCCGCAGTCGGTGGCCGCTCAGACCCTGCGCGAACTGAGCCGCAACGTAGCTGGCCGCATCAGTGTGGTGACCATGAGCGACTTTGGGGTGCTGGATCCCCTGCCGGTGGTCTGA
- a CDS encoding alanine/glycine:cation symporter family protein yields the protein MQKKLNNSPHAGFPWPPGLAGHLTLPLAGLALAGQASAAATAGGPIGIDEQINNVLSPISNAIASVIFYSVPVAGTSLPLIVVWLLTAAIFFTLYLGFINFRGFKHGIDLVRGRYSSTFEDSPGQITHFQALTTAVSSTVGLGNIAGVAVAIGLGGPGATFWMILAGLLGMATKFTECTLGVKYRTERPDGTVSGGPMYYLKRGLAERGMVGLGSALAVMFAVGLIGGSLGGGNMFQSNQAFSQIVGATGGDASPLAGYGWAFGMVIAALVGAVIIGGITQIAAVTSRLVPFMAAIYVAACLFILGSNFTQIPAAFGAIIDGAFSPEGITGGIIGVMIQGIRRATFSNEAGIGSAAVAHSAVKTSRPITEGYVALLEPFIDTVVICTMTALTLIITGVWNQGYEGVQMTSAAFTQGGFEWFGWILTISVVLFAISTILGYAYYGQKAVGYLFGESPVAERVFQVVFLLATVLGATMSLGAVIDLSDSLLFFMSIPNLIGLYLLAPVVKRELAEYEADLKSGRIPKYRDSYAGSGD from the coding sequence ATGCAAAAGAAATTGAATAATTCACCGCATGCCGGTTTTCCATGGCCACCAGGACTGGCCGGGCATCTGACACTCCCCCTCGCTGGACTGGCCCTGGCCGGGCAGGCTTCGGCCGCAGCGACTGCTGGTGGGCCAATCGGCATTGACGAGCAGATCAACAATGTCCTCTCGCCGATCAGCAACGCGATTGCCAGCGTCATTTTCTACTCGGTGCCGGTGGCCGGCACCTCCTTGCCTCTCATCGTGGTGTGGCTGCTGACCGCCGCCATCTTTTTCACGTTGTACCTCGGCTTTATCAACTTCCGTGGGTTCAAGCACGGGATTGATCTGGTACGCGGGCGCTACTCGTCCACCTTTGAGGACAGCCCCGGGCAGATCACCCACTTTCAGGCGCTGACCACCGCTGTCAGCTCGACAGTGGGCCTGGGCAACATCGCCGGGGTCGCGGTCGCAATCGGGTTAGGTGGGCCTGGCGCGACGTTCTGGATGATCCTGGCGGGGCTGCTGGGCATGGCGACCAAGTTCACCGAATGTACCCTGGGCGTCAAGTACCGCACCGAGCGTCCCGACGGCACCGTCTCGGGCGGGCCGATGTACTACCTCAAAAGGGGTCTGGCCGAGCGCGGTATGGTGGGCCTGGGCAGTGCGCTGGCGGTGATGTTCGCCGTCGGATTAATCGGCGGCTCACTGGGCGGCGGCAACATGTTCCAGAGCAACCAGGCCTTCTCGCAAATCGTCGGAGCCACCGGCGGCGACGCCAGCCCGCTGGCCGGGTACGGCTGGGCCTTCGGCATGGTCATCGCGGCCCTCGTGGGGGCCGTAATTATCGGCGGCATCACCCAGATCGCTGCTGTCACCTCACGCCTGGTGCCCTTTATGGCGGCGATATACGTGGCGGCTTGCCTGTTTATCCTGGGCAGCAACTTTACCCAGATTCCCGCAGCATTCGGCGCGATTATTGACGGGGCCTTTTCGCCCGAAGGCATCACCGGCGGCATCATCGGCGTGATGATTCAGGGAATTCGCCGCGCCACCTTCTCCAACGAGGCTGGCATCGGCTCGGCAGCGGTGGCCCACAGTGCCGTAAAAACCAGCCGTCCTATCACCGAGGGCTACGTTGCCCTGCTGGAACCGTTTATCGACACTGTGGTGATCTGCACCATGACGGCCCTGACGCTGATCATCACTGGCGTATGGAATCAGGGCTACGAGGGCGTGCAGATGACCTCGGCGGCCTTCACGCAGGGCGGCTTCGAGTGGTTCGGCTGGATCCTGACCATCTCGGTGGTACTGTTCGCTATTTCGACGATTCTGGGGTACGCCTACTACGGTCAAAAGGCCGTGGGCTACCTGTTCGGGGAATCCCCAGTTGCCGAGCGCGTCTTCCAGGTGGTTTTCCTGCTGGCTACCGTGCTGGGCGCCACCATGAGCCTGGGGGCCGTGATTGACCTTAGCGACTCGCTGCTGTTCTTCATGAGCATCCCCAACCTGATCGGTCTGTACCTGCTGGCCCCGGTGGTCAAGCGCGAACTGGCCGAGTACGAGGCCGACCTCAAAAGTGGGCGGATTCCCAAGTACCGCGACTCTTACGCTGGATCAGGGGACTGA
- a CDS encoding redoxin domain-containing protein yields the protein MSDFPQPLLHQSAPDFTLNAVFPTGNWQPVTLSSYAAAGRATVLVFYPLDFSPTCSNHVPAFSRLAADFDDLGADVLCVSRDSVYTHRAWSRELGLQVPLLSDMTLSAAQLYGADCPERGQTYRATFVIGADGKIRFAHREEDSTELTLSAEQLLTALPGLLSGPSSSPRP from the coding sequence ATGAGCGATTTCCCCCAACCGCTACTTCATCAAAGCGCCCCTGATTTCACGCTGAACGCCGTCTTCCCGACCGGCAACTGGCAACCCGTCACCCTCAGCAGCTACGCTGCCGCAGGCCGGGCCACCGTACTGGTCTTTTACCCCCTGGACTTCAGCCCGACTTGCAGCAACCATGTCCCGGCCTTCAGTCGTCTGGCCGCTGACTTTGATGATCTGGGAGCTGACGTACTCTGTGTCAGCCGCGATTCGGTCTACACCCACCGGGCCTGGAGCCGTGAGCTGGGCTTGCAGGTACCGCTGCTATCGGACATGACCCTGAGTGCCGCACAACTGTACGGCGCCGACTGCCCTGAACGCGGACAGACCTACCGCGCGACTTTTGTGATCGGCGCAGATGGCAAAATCCGCTTTGCCCACCGCGAAGAAGACTCGACCGAACTGACCCTGAGTGCCGAGCAGTTGCTCACGGCTCTTCCTGGCCTTCTTTCGGGCCCTTCAAGCTCGCCGCGCCCCTAG
- the chrA gene encoding chromate efflux transporter translates to MALLELLMVFLRLGLTSFGGPVAHLGYFQHEFVQRRRWLTEAQFADLVALAQFLPGPSSSQVNLSIGYLRAGLPGALLAWAGFTLPSVFLLWGFALWLGAWPQTESGWLSGLKVAAVAVVAHAVAGMWRSLVTTPLQQALALGSAATLLVWGILGGSPWAQVVVLLACGLVGWRWLDAPPVTAAPLGGGPSRRTGTLLLLLAAGLLLTLPLLAGWGAGWELLDLTYRAGALVFGGGHVVLPLLQSEMVPGWVTHTDFLAGYGAANAVPGPLFTFASYLGAVQRHLPAWSGLLIATLGIFLPGALLILGALPHWSALARQTWARRALLGLNAGVVGLLLAALYDPVFVEGVRGPGHLALALLTYAALSVARLPAWAAVLACAALGWAFV, encoded by the coding sequence GTGGCGCTTCTGGAACTGTTGATGGTGTTTTTGCGGCTGGGTCTGACCAGTTTCGGGGGGCCAGTGGCACACCTGGGGTACTTCCAGCATGAGTTTGTGCAGCGCCGCCGCTGGCTGACTGAGGCCCAGTTTGCCGATCTGGTGGCGCTGGCCCAGTTTCTGCCGGGGCCATCCAGCTCTCAGGTGAACCTGAGCATCGGCTACCTGCGGGCCGGGTTGCCGGGAGCGTTGCTGGCCTGGGCCGGGTTCACGTTGCCCAGCGTGTTCTTGTTGTGGGGCTTTGCACTGTGGCTGGGGGCCTGGCCGCAGACTGAATCCGGCTGGCTCAGTGGGCTGAAAGTGGCCGCGGTGGCGGTGGTCGCGCACGCTGTAGCAGGCATGTGGCGCAGCCTGGTGACCACGCCTTTGCAGCAAGCTCTGGCACTGGGCAGTGCGGCTACCTTGCTGGTGTGGGGCATCCTGGGCGGCAGTCCCTGGGCGCAGGTGGTGGTGCTCCTGGCCTGTGGTCTGGTGGGCTGGCGCTGGCTGGATGCGCCTCCCGTTACGGCCGCGCCGCTCGGTGGTGGTCCTTCCCGGCGCACCGGAACCCTCTTGCTGCTGCTGGCCGCCGGATTATTGCTGACCCTTCCGCTGTTGGCAGGGTGGGGGGCTGGCTGGGAGCTGCTGGACTTGACCTACCGGGCGGGGGCATTGGTGTTTGGTGGGGGTCATGTGGTGCTGCCACTGCTCCAGTCCGAAATGGTCCCCGGCTGGGTCACCCACACGGACTTTCTGGCTGGCTACGGTGCAGCCAATGCCGTCCCAGGGCCGCTCTTCACCTTTGCCAGCTATCTTGGGGCAGTGCAACGTCACCTTCCGGCCTGGAGTGGCCTGCTCATCGCCACACTGGGGATCTTTCTGCCGGGTGCCCTGCTGATCCTGGGAGCGTTGCCTCACTGGAGCGCCTTGGCGCGGCAGACCTGGGCCCGCCGTGCTCTGCTGGGGCTGAATGCAGGTGTGGTGGGTCTGCTGCTGGCCGCGCTCTACGATCCAGTCTTTGTAGAAGGGGTGCGCGGTCCAGGTCATCTGGCGTTGGCCCTGCTGACCTACGCGGCACTGAGCGTGGCCCGCCTGCCAGCCTGGGCCGCAGTGTTGGCCTGTGCAGCGCTGGGCTGGGCGTTCGTGTAG